In Vigna radiata var. radiata cultivar VC1973A chromosome 3, Vradiata_ver6, whole genome shotgun sequence, the following proteins share a genomic window:
- the LOC106756900 gene encoding ammonium transporter 1 member 4-like codes for MAAYTCSATDLHPLLGGGANATAAAEYICGRFEAISNKFVDTSYAVDNTFLLFSAYLVFAMQLGFAMLCAGSVRAKNTMNIMLTNVLDAATGGIFFYVFGFAFAFGTPSNGFIGKHFFGLDKIPSSGFDYGYFLFQWAFAIAAAGITSGSIAERTQFVAYLIYSSVLTGLVYPIVAHWFWCSDGWGSAARGEGLLFGSGVIDFAGSGVVHLVGAVAGLWGALIEGPRIGRFDHSGKAVPMKGHSGTLVVLGTFLLWFGWYGFNPGSFLNILKAYGGSGSYYGQWSAVGRTAVTTTLAGCSAALTTLFAKRMQTGHWNVTDVCNGLLGGFAAVTGGCAVVDPWAAIICGFVAAWVLIGFNMLAEKLKYDDPLEAAQLHGGCGTWGIIFTALFAKKEYVNEVYPGLPSRPYGLFMGGGARLLAAHVVQILSIIAWVSVTMGTVFFVLLKLDLLRISHDEEMAGLDLTSHGGMAYEYNEKNGRNPVFQATV; via the coding sequence ATGGCTGCTTACACTTGTTCTGCCACCGACCTCCACCCTCTTCTTGGCGGCGGCGCCAATGCCACCGCTGCTGCAGAATACATCTGCGGCCGTTTTGAGGCtatttcaaacaagtttgtgGACACCAGTTATGCTGTTGACAacacttttcttctcttctctgctTACCTTGTATTCGCCATGCAACTAGGCTTTGCCATGCTTTGTGCTGGTTCTGTACGTGCCAAGAACACCATGAACATCATGCTGACGAATGTCCTGGATGCCGCCACCGGTGGCATCTTCTTCTACGTGTTTGGCTTTGCCTTTGCTTTTGGCACCCCTTCCAACGGTTTCATTGGGAAACATTTCTTTGGCCTCGATAAGATTCCGTCGTCGGGTTTTGACTACGGGTACTTTCTCTTTCAATGGGCTTTTGCCATTGCTGCCGCGGGGATTACAAGTGGTTCCATCGCGGAGAGAACACAGTTTGTGGCTTATTTGATTTACTCATCGGTTTTGACTGGTTTGGTGTACCCTATTGTGGCGCATTGGTTTTGGTGTTCTGATGGGTGGGGTAGTGCTGCGAGAGGGGAGGGTTTGTTATTTGGATCAGGGGTTATTGATTTTGCTGGGTCTGGTGTTGTTCATTTGGTTGGTGCTGTTGCTGGGTTATGGGGTGCTTTGATTGAAGGCCCTAGAATTGGGAGGTTTGATCATAGTGGAAAGGCTGTGCCAATGAAAGGACACAGTGGAACGTTGGTTGTTTTGGGGACTTTTTTGTTGTGGTTTGGTTGGTATGGTTTCAATCCTGGTTCGTTTCTGAATATTTTGAAGGCTTATGGAGGGAGTGGTTCTTATTATGGGCAATGGAGTGCTGTTGGGAGAACTGCAGTGACCACAACACTTGCTGGATGTTCAGCAGCACTGACAACATTGTTTGCGAAACGTATGCAAACGGGACATTGGAATGTGACTGATGTGTGCAATGGTTTGCTTGGAGGGTTTGCTGCTGTTACTGGAGGGTGTGCAGTGGTGGATCCTTGGGCGGCGATCATATGTGGGTTTGTAGCTGCTTGGGTGCTAATTGGTTTCAACATGCTTGCTGAGAAGTTGAAGTATGATGACCCTCTTGAAGCTGCACAACTTCATGGCGGGTGTGGCACATGGGGGATTATCTTCACTGCTTTGTTTGCTAAGAAGGAGTATGTGAATGAGGTTTATCCAGGACTACCTAGTAGACCTTATGGGTTGTTCATGGGAGGGGGTGCAAGGTTGTTGGCTGCACATGTTGTTCAGATTTTGTCCATCATTGCTTGGGTGAGTGTCACAATGGGAACAGTGTTCTTTGTGCTGTTAAAACTGGACCTGCTGAGGATATCACATGATGAGGAGATGGCGGGGTTGGATTTAACCAGCCATGGAGGAATGGCATATGAGTATAacgaaaagaatggaagaaatccGGTATTTCAAGCAACTGTTTGA